In Campylobacter sp. VBCF_01 NA2, one DNA window encodes the following:
- a CDS encoding NuoB/complex I 20 kDa subunit family protein, with protein sequence MAEHKIDYTKENGLPIVLTTADKLINWGRSNSLWAMTYGLACCAIEMMASGAGRYDFDRFGTIFRASAKQADVMIIAGTLTKKHAEFTRRLYDAMPEPKWVISMGSCANTGGMFNTYATVQGCDRVVPVDIYLPGCAPRPETLQFALMILQKKIRRERACRTQKPKRLI encoded by the coding sequence ATGGCAGAGCACAAAATAGACTACACCAAAGAAAATGGCCTTCCTATCGTGCTTACCACTGCCGATAAGCTGATAAATTGGGGCAGGTCAAATTCACTGTGGGCTATGACCTATGGGCTAGCGTGTTGCGCGATAGAGATGATGGCCTCAGGCGCTGGCAGGTATGATTTCGACAGGTTTGGAACGATTTTTCGCGCCTCAGCCAAACAAGCCGATGTGATGATAATCGCAGGCACGCTTACGAAAAAACACGCCGAATTCACCCGCAGACTATATGACGCGATGCCTGAGCCAAAATGGGTGATTTCAATGGGTTCTTGCGCCAATACAGGCGGTATGTTTAACACATACGCCACGGTTCAGGGCTGCGATAGAGTGGTGCCTGTGGATATTTATCTGCCGGGCTGTGCGCCCAGACCAGAGACATTGCAGTTTGCGCTGATGATTTTGCAGAAAAAAATCCGCCGCGAAAGAGCATGTAGAACGCAAAAACCAAAAAGGCTGATTTGA
- a CDS encoding NAD(P)H-quinone oxidoreductase subunit 3 yields MSRLPNDSSYLGIFIMFILAFCVFSLTVKLSSVISKKLANRNDERLKNDFYEAGPEAVKQPNSINSHFYIVAVLFILFDVEIIFMFPWAVNFKLLGAFGFAEMILFIALLGVGFVYAWKKGALSWQSTK; encoded by the coding sequence ATGTCAAGACTTCCAAACGATTCGTCATATTTAGGCATTTTTATTATGTTTATTTTGGCGTTTTGCGTGTTTTCACTCACCGTGAAATTAAGCTCGGTCATCAGCAAAAAACTCGCCAATCGCAATGATGAGAGATTGAAAAATGATTTTTACGAAGCAGGCCCAGAAGCCGTAAAACAGCCAAATTCGATAAATTCACACTTTTACATAGTCGCTGTTTTATTTATTCTTTTTGATGTTGAGATTATCTTTATGTTTCCGTGGGCTGTGAATTTCAAACTCTTAGGCGCGTTTGGATTTGCCGAGATGATTTTATTCATCGCATTGCTTGGCGTGGGATTTGTTTATGCGTGGAAAAAAGGAGCGCTTTCATGGCAGAGCACAAAATAG
- a CDS encoding inorganic phosphate transporter: MKTQKINLLLIGITLGALIYFFIWGFGFIGNANKLIFVISVFLGVFMAFNIGGNDVANSFGTSVGSGTLTITQALCIAAVFEASGAIIAGGEVTASIRSGIIDFGGSHIHPSDFIYIMMSALFAAGAWLLFASKHGLPVSTTHAIVGGIVGSGVTLGFLMNNPEISALGLVQWGKIGKIASSWVLSPLLGGLISYGVFWLIKHYILDYNKYAQIRIDRIKREKKALRKLHKKTFETLDDIQKIAYAEAVNHDIYAMKDPDFDPSELDSDYYKKIVNLDRKKEGLKSHRALEFGIPAVAGIGAFVISSMLIFKGLQNLDLGLSDIHNYLIIGMVTVVTWLLMFIFAKTLRRSDLHKSTFLMFSWLQVLTACGFAFSHGSNDIANAVGPFAAILDTLASGSINGDSPVPPQIMVMFAVALIVGLWFVGKEVIATVGTNLTEIHPASGFSAELASAIVVMVASVLGLPISSTHVLIGAILGIGVVNGNTNWSLMKPIGLAWIITLPASSLLAAVMFIVLRHVI, from the coding sequence TTGAAAACACAAAAAATCAACCTCCTTTTAATCGGCATAACTCTTGGCGCACTGATTTATTTTTTTATTTGGGGTTTTGGATTTATAGGAAATGCTAATAAGCTAATCTTCGTAATCTCCGTATTTTTGGGCGTTTTCATGGCGTTTAACATCGGCGGAAACGATGTGGCAAATAGCTTTGGCACAAGCGTGGGAAGCGGGACGCTGACTATCACGCAGGCTCTTTGTATCGCGGCTGTGTTTGAAGCAAGTGGCGCAATCATCGCTGGTGGCGAGGTTACGGCGTCGATTAGAAGCGGGATTATTGATTTTGGCGGCTCTCACATACACCCGAGCGATTTTATTTATATTATGATGAGCGCGCTTTTTGCGGCTGGGGCGTGGCTGCTTTTCGCTAGCAAGCACGGACTTCCGGTTTCGACCACACATGCGATTGTAGGCGGAATTGTGGGTTCTGGCGTAACGCTTGGATTTTTGATGAATAATCCTGAAATCTCAGCCCTAGGCTTAGTCCAATGGGGCAAAATCGGCAAAATCGCCAGCTCATGGGTGCTATCGCCACTTCTTGGGGGGTTGATTTCGTATGGGGTGTTTTGGCTGATTAAGCACTATATTTTGGATTATAACAAATACGCCCAAATTCGCATTGACCGCATAAAACGCGAAAAAAAGGCACTTCGCAAACTACACAAAAAAACTTTTGAAACGCTTGATGATATCCAAAAAATCGCCTACGCAGAGGCTGTCAATCACGATATCTACGCTATGAAAGATCCTGATTTCGATCCGAGCGAGCTAGATAGCGATTATTATAAAAAAATCGTAAATTTGGATAGGAAAAAAGAGGGCTTAAAATCGCATAGAGCGCTAGAATTTGGAATTCCAGCCGTGGCAGGGATTGGGGCGTTTGTAATCTCATCAATGCTGATTTTTAAGGGACTTCAAAATTTAGATTTAGGACTAAGCGATATTCACAACTACCTAATTATCGGCATGGTTACGGTGGTAACTTGGCTTTTGATGTTTATTTTCGCCAAGACTTTGCGCAGGTCCGATCTGCATAAATCGACATTTTTGATGTTTAGTTGGTTGCAGGTCTTAACAGCGTGCGGATTTGCCTTTTCGCACGGCTCGAACGATATCGCAAACGCCGTAGGGCCGTTTGCTGCGATACTTGATACGCTTGCGAGTGGTTCGATTAACGGCGATAGCCCTGTACCGCCACAAATTATGGTAATGTTCGCCGTAGCGCTTATCGTGGGGCTTTGGTTTGTAGGAAAAGAGGTAATCGCTACCGTGGGGACGAATCTGACCGAGATACACCCTGCCTCTGGATTTAGCGCGGAGCTAGCTAGCGCAATCGTAGTTATGGTAGCCTCTGTGCTAGGGCTTCCGATTTCATCGACGCATGTGCTAATCGGCGCGATTTTGGGAATCGGCGTAGTCAATGGCAACACAAACTGGTCTTTGATGAAACCAATAGGGCTAGCGTGGATTATCACACTTCCTGCCTCATCGCTTTTAGCTGCGGTGATGTTTATAGTTTTAAGGCATGTGATTTAA
- the miaA gene encoding tRNA (adenosine(37)-N6)-dimethylallyltransferase MiaA has translation MLQLALIGTTASGKTDLAHKIALKTGAVILSLDALCVYKLIDIASAKPSKDELAQVPYFGINLIYPNEYFSVGEFIKEYEKAREFAAQSQIPLIITGGSGFYLKSMLSGLAPKIPDAKSFPQNSEIFALASKIDSEFCAKFSAFDTFRLRKWYSIYVATGEIPSEFLRANTAQPVIKNLKIFEILREKDEINERIALRTKKMFEAGILDEAKFLFERYGYECKSLSCVGLKECGEYLRGEISRASCEELITIHTRQLAKRQRTFNKSQFEGKIHAPSEILEREILEFLGKNG, from the coding sequence ATTTTACAACTTGCACTCATCGGCACGACAGCCAGCGGAAAGACGGATTTAGCGCACAAAATCGCCCTAAAAACGGGCGCTGTGATTTTAAGCCTCGACGCACTTTGTGTCTATAAGCTAATCGACATCGCTAGCGCAAAACCTAGCAAAGACGAGCTAGCGCAGGTGCCGTATTTTGGGATAAATTTAATATATCCAAACGAATATTTTAGCGTGGGCGAGTTTATCAAAGAATACGAAAAAGCGCGCGAATTCGCCGCACAATCGCAAATTCCACTCATCATCACAGGCGGAAGCGGATTTTACCTAAAATCCATGCTCTCAGGCCTTGCACCCAAAATCCCAGACGCCAAATCTTTCCCGCAAAATAGCGAAATTTTCGCGCTTGCTAGCAAAATTGATAGTGAGTTTTGCGCCAAATTTAGCGCATTTGATACATTTAGACTGCGCAAATGGTATAGCATTTATGTCGCTACTGGCGAAATTCCAAGCGAATTTTTGCGAGCAAATACTGCCCAGCCTGTGATAAAAAATCTCAAAATTTTTGAAATTTTGCGCGAAAAGGACGAAATCAACGAGCGAATCGCACTTCGAACCAAAAAAATGTTTGAAGCGGGAATTTTAGATGAGGCGAAATTTTTGTTTGAGCGATATGGATATGAGTGCAAATCCCTATCCTGCGTGGGTTTGAAGGAGTGCGGAGAGTATTTGCGGGGCGAGATTTCAAGGGCTAGTTGCGAGGAGCTCATCACAATCCACACGCGCCAGCTCGCCAAACGCCAGCGCACATTTAACAAATCGCAGTTTGAGGGCAAAATACACGCCCCAAGCGAAATTTTAGAGAGAGAAATTTTAGAATTTTTGGGTAAAAACGGCTAA
- the mqnP gene encoding menaquinone biosynthesis prenyltransferase MqnP yields MEKFKQILKDINELIVFKHSVFALPFIFVAMITASKAQNGSMWFGFGLFVLGVLCAVSARSFAMAVNRYLDEEIDRNNPRCASRPSVDGRIGRKNMLAFIALNAVIFVIVAYFINSLAFGLSVPILLALGSYSYFKRFSETAHLMLGLCLGLAPIAGNIAVTGAISIWSVVLCLGVVFWVGGFDVLYSLQDMEYDRQNGLFSIPSRYGKEASMFISKLFHAICVIFWFLYCALANLGTFAYIGVAVCALILYKEHKIVEKDFSKIDRAFFTLNGYLGIIFFIFVWISLF; encoded by the coding sequence ATGGAAAAATTTAAACAAATTTTAAAAGATATCAACGAATTAATAGTTTTCAAACACTCGGTTTTTGCCCTGCCGTTTATTTTCGTGGCGATGATAACAGCTTCAAAGGCGCAAAACGGCTCAATGTGGTTTGGCTTTGGACTTTTTGTTTTGGGTGTTTTGTGCGCCGTGAGTGCTAGAAGCTTCGCAATGGCCGTAAATCGCTATTTGGACGAAGAAATCGACCGAAACAACCCGCGTTGTGCTTCTCGCCCAAGTGTCGATGGGCGCATAGGTCGCAAAAATATGCTAGCTTTCATCGCGCTAAATGCCGTGATTTTCGTGATTGTAGCCTATTTTATCAATAGCCTAGCCTTTGGGCTTAGCGTGCCGATTTTGCTCGCGCTTGGCTCGTATTCGTATTTCAAGCGATTTAGCGAAACTGCGCATTTAATGCTAGGTCTTTGCCTAGGCCTTGCGCCTATTGCTGGAAATATCGCAGTAACAGGCGCGATTTCGATTTGGTCTGTGGTGCTGTGTCTGGGCGTGGTGTTTTGGGTAGGGGGATTTGATGTGCTCTATTCGCTCCAAGATATGGAGTATGACAGGCAAAATGGGCTATTTAGCATACCGTCGCGTTATGGCAAAGAGGCTTCGATGTTTATTTCGAAGCTTTTTCATGCAATTTGTGTGATTTTTTGGTTTTTATATTGCGCGCTGGCAAATTTAGGCACATTTGCCTATATCGGCGTGGCTGTGTGTGCGCTGATTTTATACAAAGAGCATAAAATCGTCGAAAAAGATTTTAGCAAAATCGATAGAGCGTTTTTTACTTTAAACGGATATTTGGGTATTATATTCTTTATATTTGTTTGGATAAGTTTGTTTTAA
- the moaA gene encoding GTP 3',8-cyclase MoaA: MLIDKFGRNINYLRISVTQKCNFRCRYCMPNTPFEWVPRENLLSFEEMFSFVKVAIDKGIEKIRITGGEPLIRRDIAKFVKMISDYAPSIDLALTTNGYYLKNYAKDLADAGLKRINMSLDSLRPERAKYIAQKGVLYNVLEGLEAALEVGLKVKLNTVVLRGINDDEICHLIEFAREKGVQIRFIEFMENTHAQNLKGVKSNEILKIIGEKYQISPLQKQATSPASLYALDDGYTFGIIDPHKHDFCASCNRLRLSAEGHLIPCLYFEDALSIKEAVRAGDIAKASEILAQVLENKPEKNRWEIGAQNEISSRAFYQTGG, translated from the coding sequence ATGCTAATTGACAAATTTGGTAGAAATATTAATTATTTGCGAATTTCAGTTACTCAAAAGTGTAATTTCAGGTGCCGTTACTGCATGCCAAATACCCCATTTGAGTGGGTGCCTAGGGAAAATCTTCTAAGCTTTGAGGAGATGTTTAGCTTCGTCAAGGTCGCAATCGATAAGGGCATAGAAAAGATCCGTATCACAGGCGGCGAGCCACTAATCAGGCGTGATATCGCAAAATTTGTCAAAATGATAAGCGATTATGCGCCAAGTATTGATTTAGCCCTTACCACAAACGGATATTATCTCAAAAATTACGCCAAAGATTTAGCGGACGCTGGGCTAAAACGCATAAATATGTCGCTTGACTCACTTCGCCCAGAGCGCGCCAAATATATCGCTCAAAAGGGCGTTTTATACAATGTCTTAGAAGGGCTTGAAGCAGCGCTGGAAGTGGGGCTGAAAGTCAAACTAAACACCGTTGTTTTGCGCGGGATTAACGATGATGAAATTTGCCATTTAATCGAATTTGCCAGAGAAAAAGGGGTGCAAATTCGCTTTATAGAGTTTATGGAAAACACTCACGCGCAAAATTTAAAGGGTGTGAAATCAAATGAAATTTTAAAAATCATCGGTGAAAAATACCAAATTTCACCGCTTCAAAAGCAAGCCACCTCCCCAGCTTCGCTTTATGCATTAGATGACGGCTACACTTTTGGCATAATTGATCCGCACAAACACGATTTTTGCGCTAGTTGCAATAGGCTAAGACTTAGCGCAGAGGGGCATTTGATACCGTGTTTGTATTTCGAGGACGCCCTAAGCATAAAAGAGGCTGTGCGCGCCGGCGACATCGCAAAAGCTAGCGAAATTTTAGCGCAGGTCTTAGAAAACAAACCAGAAAAAAATCGCTGGGAAATCGGCGCTCAAAACGAAATTTCAAGCCGTGCATTTTACCAAACCGGTGGTTGA
- a CDS encoding 7-carboxy-7-deazaguanine synthase QueE, with protein sequence MRLVESFLSIQGEGKYSGRLALFMRFAGCNLKCAGFGVSAHSPKTGEILVGCDTIRAVQTGHFESEEITSANQLFLKFYEQLPEKKYKNVIVVITGGEPLLHHKNEIFIEFIQNLQRLNFEVHFETNGTILIDFEKFAFYKDCVFAISPKLSNSGENREKRLNFEALKAIKKNAKDSFYKFVISPEFDAEAEICEILRECENEVFCMPLGANKAELEQNAEFVAKFCIKNGYNYSDRAHIRIWNDKESV encoded by the coding sequence TTGCGCCTAGTAGAGAGCTTTTTAAGTATCCAAGGCGAGGGCAAATACTCAGGCAGGCTTGCGCTGTTTATGCGCTTTGCAGGGTGTAATCTAAAATGCGCTGGATTTGGCGTGAGCGCTCACTCACCTAAAACTGGCGAAATTTTGGTTGGGTGCGATACGATTCGCGCGGTGCAGACGGGGCATTTTGAGAGTGAAGAAATCACTAGCGCAAACCAACTTTTTTTAAAATTTTATGAGCAATTGCCAGAGAAAAAATATAAAAATGTTATCGTCGTCATCACCGGTGGAGAGCCGCTTTTGCACCACAAAAACGAAATTTTTATCGAATTTATCCAAAATTTACAAAGGTTAAATTTCGAGGTGCATTTCGAAACAAATGGCACGATTTTAATCGATTTTGAAAAGTTTGCGTTTTACAAAGATTGCGTTTTTGCTATCTCGCCGAAGCTTTCAAATTCGGGAGAAAATCGTGAAAAACGGCTAAATTTCGAGGCTTTAAAAGCGATTAAGAAAAATGCAAAAGATAGCTTTTATAAATTTGTAATTTCGCCTGAATTTGACGCCGAGGCTGAAATTTGCGAAATTTTAAGAGAGTGTGAAAACGAAGTTTTTTGTATGCCTCTTGGCGCAAACAAGGCGGAGTTGGAGCAAAACGCAGAATTTGTCGCTAAATTTTGCATAAAAAATGGTTATAATTACTCCGACAGAGCGCATATTAGAATTTGGAACGATAAGGAAAGTGTATGA
- a CDS encoding 6-pyruvoyl trahydropterin synthase family protein, with translation MIIRKMYEFENAHIVRFCGSQRCRQSIHGHSYKCEVLLSSNYLDNAGMVYDFGYMKLGIRDIIDSFDHATTIFSGESDEYKNDLKKYSARWIEIPQNASAEQFARIFFILIRRLLELSEMKNGERGVRLHSVIVHETSTGYAQCFEEDADNENMGKIELEDIKFSPGVMAEWRDKKMFEKLVNGVNFSYEKDC, from the coding sequence ATGATAATCAGAAAAATGTATGAGTTCGAAAACGCTCATATAGTGCGCTTTTGCGGGTCGCAAAGGTGCAGACAGAGTATCCATGGGCACTCGTATAAATGCGAGGTTTTATTAAGCTCAAATTACCTTGATAATGCCGGCATGGTCTATGATTTTGGCTATATGAAGCTTGGGATTAGGGATATAATCGATAGTTTCGACCATGCTACGACGATATTTTCTGGCGAGAGCGACGAATACAAAAACGATTTGAAAAAATACAGCGCGCGCTGGATAGAGATCCCGCAAAATGCGAGCGCGGAGCAGTTTGCGAGAATATTTTTTATATTAATTCGCAGACTTTTAGAACTAAGCGAAATGAAAAACGGCGAGCGCGGAGTAAGGCTTCATAGCGTCATCGTGCATGAGACTTCCACGGGCTATGCGCAGTGCTTCGAAGAAGACGCTGATAACGAAAATATGGGCAAAATCGAGCTAGAAGATATTAAATTTTCCCCTGGCGTAATGGCTGAGTGGAGGGATAAAAAAATGTTTGAAAAGCTCGTAAATGGCGTGAATTTTAGCTACGAAAAGGATTGCTAA
- a CDS encoding 16S rRNA (uracil(1498)-N(3))-methyltransferase has protein sequence MVFFYDKNAGSDILEISGENFSHLRARRLSVGDRVDFRNLRDESNYIYEITEISRKTAVANLVFKNSVISPKHEFCLAWAVVEPSVIEKTLPSLNEMGVAKIIFVYSDFSQKNVRLDLARFERILTNSSCQCGRNSLIELEILSSSDELLNKYPNSVLIDFDGKSLEIFDKNEIPFIGPEGGFSENERKKFSKSYELNLPYILRSNTAIMTACARLIF, from the coding sequence ATGGTATTTTTTTATGACAAAAACGCAGGAAGCGATATTTTAGAAATTTCGGGCGAAAATTTTTCGCATTTAAGGGCTAGACGCCTTAGCGTGGGCGATAGAGTGGATTTTAGAAATTTGCGCGATGAGAGCAATTATATCTATGAAATTACCGAAATTTCGCGCAAAACCGCAGTAGCGAATTTGGTTTTTAAAAACTCCGTTATCTCTCCAAAGCACGAATTTTGCCTTGCTTGGGCGGTAGTCGAGCCAAGCGTGATCGAAAAAACGCTGCCTAGCCTAAATGAAATGGGCGTGGCAAAAATCATTTTCGTTTATAGCGATTTTTCGCAAAAAAATGTTAGGCTGGATTTGGCTAGATTTGAACGAATTTTGACAAATTCGTCGTGTCAGTGCGGGAGAAATTCGCTTATAGAACTTGAAATTTTATCTAGCTCAGACGAGCTTTTAAACAAATATCCAAATTCGGTTTTGATTGACTTTGATGGCAAAAGTTTGGAAATTTTTGATAAAAACGAGATTCCTTTTATAGGACCTGAGGGTGGTTTTTCCGAAAATGAACGCAAAAAATTTAGCAAATCTTACGAGCTAAATTTGCCATATATTTTGCGTTCAAATACTGCAATAATGACTGCTTGCGCAAGGCTTATTTTCTAA
- the rpmE gene encoding 50S ribosomal protein L31 yields the protein MKKDIHPNYVETTVTCACGNTFKTRSNKEEIRVDICSNCHPFFTGSEKIVDSAGRVEKFKQKYGMK from the coding sequence ATGAAAAAAGATATTCACCCAAATTATGTTGAAACAACCGTAACTTGCGCTTGTGGCAACACTTTTAAAACACGCTCAAACAAAGAAGAAATCCGTGTAGATATCTGCTCAAACTGCCACCCATTTTTCACAGGTAGCGAAAAAATCGTAGATAGCGCGGGTCGTGTTGAGAAATTCAAACAAAAATACGGAATGAAATAA
- the rsmI gene encoding 16S rRNA (cytidine(1402)-2'-O)-methyltransferase, with amino-acid sequence MLYFVPTPIGNLADISTHALEILTKCEIFICEDTRFSKKLLNLLSEKYQINFTPKEFYSLHTHNEREFFAKFDTLNFTQKNCAFLSDAGMPCISDPGIALVKFAQNNGIEYEILSGANALLLAVAASGIVQKEFCFLGFLPNTGKERKIAIENMLKNPYPCVIYESPKRILSLVCGIENLDENRQIFAIKEASKKFETKFFGSAKELTLTLKTANLNGEWAVVVAGAKEANFEKISENDIKSLEISPKIKAKLLAKITGKSVKEIYNDLIK; translated from the coding sequence TTGCTTTATTTCGTTCCTACGCCGATAGGAAATCTCGCTGATATTTCAACCCATGCCCTTGAAATACTCACCAAATGCGAGATTTTTATCTGCGAGGACACAAGATTTAGTAAAAAACTTCTAAACTTACTTAGCGAAAAATATCAGATAAATTTCACTCCAAAAGAGTTTTATTCGCTTCATACGCACAATGAAAGAGAATTTTTCGCCAAATTTGACACCTTAAATTTCACCCAAAAAAATTGCGCATTTTTAAGCGACGCTGGCATGCCTTGCATTAGCGATCCAGGGATTGCGCTTGTGAAATTTGCCCAAAATAACGGCATCGAATACGAAATTTTAAGCGGGGCAAACGCGCTTTTGCTAGCAGTCGCGGCTAGTGGGATAGTGCAGAAGGAATTTTGCTTTTTAGGCTTTTTGCCAAATACTGGCAAAGAGCGCAAAATCGCCATAGAAAACATGCTCAAAAACCCCTATCCATGCGTGATTTACGAATCGCCAAAGCGGATTTTAAGCCTTGTTTGTGGTATCGAAAATTTAGACGAAAATCGTCAAATTTTTGCCATAAAAGAGGCGAGTAAAAAGTTTGAAACCAAATTTTTTGGCAGCGCAAAAGAGCTAACCCTCACCCTAAAAACCGCGAATTTAAACGGCGAGTGGGCTGTGGTGGTAGCTGGTGCAAAAGAGGCAAATTTCGAAAAAATCAGCGAAAACGACATTAAAAGCCTTGAAATTTCACCTAAAATCAAGGCAAAATTGCTTGCCAAAATCACCGGAAAATCTGTCAAAGAAATCTACAACGATTTGATAAAATAA
- the rlmB gene encoding 23S rRNA (guanosine(2251)-2'-O)-methyltransferase RlmB, with product MIIYGKQLFLHILEHHSEKFVRIMLAKECESDIFRRIARTGVKVERVDSKKAQALAHGGNHQGFLAEVSEFEFAEFASVKNDDFLVVLYGLTDVGNIGAIMRTAYALGANSVIIVANNLNIEGILRASSGAAYELNVVRLTDGLGALNELKQAGFEICAASADGENFKELKFAKKRALVMGNEGFGIPAKVLKKCDKKVSIKMREGWDSLNVSAAFAILCDRILNG from the coding sequence ATGATTATTTACGGAAAACAATTATTTTTACATATTTTAGAACACCATAGCGAAAAATTTGTTCGCATTATGCTTGCCAAGGAGTGCGAGAGCGATATTTTTCGCCGTATTGCGCGCACTGGCGTCAAAGTCGAGCGCGTAGATAGCAAAAAAGCCCAAGCTTTGGCGCATGGTGGCAATCATCAAGGTTTTTTAGCTGAGGTTAGCGAGTTTGAATTCGCTGAGTTTGCGAGTGTGAAAAACGATGATTTTTTGGTCGTTTTATACGGGCTGACCGATGTGGGAAACATCGGCGCGATTATGCGCACGGCTTACGCTTTGGGCGCAAATAGCGTGATAATTGTCGCAAATAATCTAAACATCGAAGGCATTTTAAGGGCTAGTTCGGGCGCAGCTTATGAGCTAAATGTAGTTAGGCTCACTGACGGGCTAGGCGCATTAAACGAGCTAAAACAAGCTGGGTTTGAAATCTGCGCTGCTAGTGCTGACGGAGAGAATTTCAAAGAGCTTAAATTTGCCAAAAAAAGAGCGCTTGTCATGGGAAATGAGGGGTTTGGAATCCCTGCAAAAGTGCTTAAAAAATGCGATAAAAAAGTATCGATCAAAATGCGCGAGGGCTGGGATTCGCTAAATGTAAGCGCTGCTTTTGCGATACTTTGTGATAGGATTTTAAATGGATGA
- a CDS encoding helix-turn-helix domain-containing protein: protein MDEKEKKDLDLERLRGMDLGEVANATHIEVENLKAILDKDFQKLANFNVAGYIKILEREFGLDLSEWLSEFRAAKASFEPNKRAHVEKVYARASGSKREGGGWIIWLVAIFLIIAAIFYFELHKKFNEFLGSMLNEETNATYSDNSVVSDTQKQLENVGIKPYESPRASEFNASDYNTSDYNASAPNALDRSIQIIKAEANASDANASDSNASDNNTSAKFSPSDELKLTPHVKIWLGIINLTTGKKREFVTSESYTLSASDELLIATGHGMFDIGKPGDSVKFSEKNTIKLHIKNGEINKISNEEFIRLNKGKKW, encoded by the coding sequence ATGGATGAGAAGGAAAAAAAAGATCTAGATTTAGAGCGTTTGCGAGGCATGGATTTGGGTGAGGTCGCCAATGCAACGCATATCGAAGTGGAAAATTTAAAAGCGATTTTAGATAAAGATTTTCAAAAACTTGCGAATTTTAATGTCGCTGGATATATTAAAATTTTAGAGCGCGAATTTGGGCTGGATTTGAGCGAGTGGTTGAGCGAGTTTAGGGCTGCAAAGGCTAGTTTTGAACCAAACAAAAGAGCTCATGTCGAAAAGGTCTATGCGCGTGCAAGTGGTAGCAAAAGAGAGGGTGGAGGCTGGATAATATGGCTAGTGGCGATATTTTTGATAATCGCTGCGATTTTTTATTTCGAGCTTCATAAGAAATTTAACGAATTTTTAGGCTCCATGCTAAATGAAGAAACTAACGCCACATACTCCGATAATAGCGTGGTTAGCGATACGCAAAAACAGCTAGAAAATGTAGGCATCAAGCCTTATGAATCGCCGCGCGCATCGGAATTTAACGCTAGCGATTATAATACAAGTGATTACAATGCAAGTGCGCCAAATGCGCTAGATCGAAGCATACAAATCATCAAAGCAGAGGCTAATGCAAGCGACGCAAATGCAAGCGATAGCAATGCTAGCGATAATAACACAAGCGCGAAATTTAGCCCAAGCGATGAGCTTAAACTCACACCGCATGTTAAAATTTGGCTAGGAATAATAAATTTAACTACTGGCAAAAAACGAGAATTTGTCACAAGCGAAAGCTATACGCTAAGTGCTAGCGACGAGCTTTTAATCGCTACTGGGCATGGTATGTTTGACATAGGAAAGCCAGGCGATTCAGTGAAATTTAGCGAGAAAAACACAATCAAACTCCACATCAAAAACGGCGAAATAAACAAAATTTCAAACGAAGAGTTTATTCGGCTAAATAAGGGTAAAAAGTGGTAA